One genomic window of Sporosarcina ureae includes the following:
- the argC gene encoding N-acetyl-gamma-glutamyl-phosphate reductase, protein MALKVGIVGASGYGGLELIRLLQNHPEIEQIDLYTSSEVGAVFSQKYPHLVNIHDQPMKAIEPEHISKLDTVFFSTPAGVTTKLLPSLVGAGAKLIDLSGDFRLKDQATFEQWYQKDAPPLEHLEKSVYGLPEWNKQHIADAEIIANPGCYPTAVLLSLLPLLKNKLIDGSRLIIDAKSGVSGAGNKPSQATHFSETNENFSIYKIHQHQHIPEIEQAMNAFADQPEPITFTTHLVPMTRGIMTTSYAKVNGQVTQEQLINCLQETYKDSPFVRILTDVQRISTKQVYGSNYCDIHVKVDPRTNQATIIAVIDNVVKGAAGQAIQNMNIQYGLNEKTGIDIIPLWI, encoded by the coding sequence ATGGCGTTGAAGGTTGGAATCGTAGGAGCGTCTGGATATGGTGGCCTAGAATTGATACGGTTACTACAAAACCATCCGGAAATTGAACAGATTGATTTATACACTTCCTCAGAAGTGGGGGCGGTCTTTTCCCAAAAGTATCCACATCTCGTGAATATTCACGATCAGCCGATGAAGGCTATAGAACCTGAACATATTAGCAAGTTGGATACAGTGTTTTTCAGTACACCGGCTGGCGTTACCACTAAATTACTACCTTCATTAGTAGGCGCAGGTGCTAAATTAATTGACCTCTCGGGAGATTTTAGACTGAAAGATCAAGCAACTTTTGAACAGTGGTATCAAAAAGATGCACCGCCACTTGAACACTTGGAGAAAAGTGTATATGGACTCCCTGAATGGAATAAGCAGCATATTGCTGATGCGGAAATCATTGCGAATCCAGGGTGTTACCCGACAGCAGTTCTACTATCTTTACTTCCGTTATTGAAAAATAAACTGATTGACGGTAGCCGATTAATTATCGATGCAAAAAGTGGTGTATCTGGTGCAGGCAATAAGCCGAGCCAGGCGACTCATTTCAGTGAAACGAATGAAAATTTCTCTATATATAAGATTCATCAGCATCAGCATATACCAGAAATTGAACAAGCAATGAATGCATTTGCTGATCAGCCTGAACCCATTACGTTCACTACGCATCTGGTTCCCATGACAAGAGGTATCATGACGACGAGCTATGCGAAAGTAAATGGACAAGTAACGCAAGAACAGCTGATAAATTGCTTGCAAGAAACATATAAAGACAGTCCGTTTGTTCGGATTTTGACAGATGTGCAAAGAATCAGTACAAAACAGGTATATGGCTCTAATTATTGCGATATACATGTCAAAGTAGATCCACGAACAAATCAAGCAACGATTATAGCAGTCATTGATAATGTGGTGAAAGGGGCCGCAGGACAAGCTATACAAAATATGAATATCCAATATGGTCTAAATGAAAAAACGGGAATCGATATCATTCCATTATGGATTTAA
- a CDS encoding enoyl-ACP reductase FabI, with amino-acid sequence MVDLLKLSGKNIVIMGVANERSIGWGVAKALFSVGANVIFTYRKDRSRDKLEKALAKSEFTATQIVQCDVNSDESIEQAFKAIGEHVGVIHGVVHSIAFAHQQDLHNPFVETTREGYAFAQDSSAYSLVAAAREARHYMTEGGAIITMSYLGAERVLEGYNVMGVAKAALEASVRYLASELGEKNIRVNAISAGAVRTLSAKGVPSFNTILSQIEERAPLKRNVMPEEVSDMTVAMLSNLSSGVTGEVIYVDAGYHIMG; translated from the coding sequence ATGGTAGATTTATTAAAACTATCCGGTAAAAACATTGTGATTATGGGTGTTGCAAATGAACGTAGTATTGGTTGGGGAGTAGCAAAAGCATTATTCTCAGTCGGTGCGAATGTCATTTTCACATACCGTAAAGATCGCTCTCGTGATAAATTAGAAAAAGCATTAGCTAAAAGTGAATTTACAGCCACACAAATTGTACAATGTGATGTAAATAGTGATGAAAGTATCGAGCAGGCTTTCAAAGCGATTGGCGAGCATGTTGGTGTTATTCATGGAGTAGTCCACTCCATCGCATTTGCACATCAACAAGATTTGCATAATCCTTTCGTGGAAACGACTCGTGAAGGATATGCATTCGCACAAGATTCCAGTGCATATTCATTGGTGGCAGCAGCACGTGAAGCCCGTCATTACATGACAGAAGGTGGAGCGATTATTACGATGAGTTATTTAGGAGCAGAACGAGTTCTTGAAGGCTATAATGTAATGGGTGTTGCAAAAGCAGCTCTTGAAGCTTCTGTACGCTACTTGGCATCAGAGCTAGGTGAAAAAAATATTCGCGTCAACGCGATTTCTGCCGGTGCGGTTCGAACATTGTCCGCAAAGGGTGTTCCTTCCTTTAATACAATCCTCAGTCAAATTGAGGAACGTGCGCCATTAAAACGTAACGTCATGCCTGAAGAAGTCTCGGATATGACGGTGGCGATGCTAAGTAATTTATCGAGTGGTGTGACAGGTGAAGTCATCTATGTAGATGCCGGCTACCACATTATGGGATAA
- the brnQ gene encoding branched-chain amino acid transport system II carrier protein, protein MNRFTKLDTFKLGLTMFALFFGAGNMIFPPLLGQLAGTQTWITLAGFLITGVGLPYLGIIAVTMSGNQLSDLAGRASPLFAMIFPFVIYLALGPFFGVPRTATVSFEIAVSPFVPDSYARLALALFSILFFAVTIWLSFKPNKIVDRFGSILTPILLAIVTLIVVTGIINPVGEAGAPQGSYAEDYFYKGFIEGYGTMDAMAALVFAIIVINAVKAKGITDRKAITSITMKAGSIAVLGLSFVYAGLAYLGMTSRSVAEGAANGGDILAKLAYALMGNNGLYLLGLAVTLACLTTSVGLTTASATYLSKVVPKISYKAFVFIICSFSMIVANVGLTQLLAVTIPVLVGVYPLAIVLITFRLLHPLFKGYHEVYNYGLLAAGLIGFFDVLRAFNIDLVPVTYILEFLPLYEQGVGWILPAIVFGAIGYIVASVQGKPRVE, encoded by the coding sequence ATGAATAGATTTACAAAACTCGATACGTTCAAACTAGGGCTGACGATGTTTGCCCTCTTTTTCGGTGCAGGAAATATGATTTTTCCACCACTACTTGGTCAACTAGCAGGAACGCAAACATGGATTACGCTGGCTGGTTTTTTAATAACGGGAGTGGGTCTTCCCTATCTTGGCATAATTGCAGTAACTATGAGCGGTAATCAATTAAGCGATTTAGCCGGAAGAGCATCACCTTTATTCGCTATGATATTTCCATTCGTTATATATTTAGCACTTGGACCGTTTTTCGGTGTTCCGCGTACAGCGACTGTTTCATTTGAAATTGCCGTTTCTCCATTTGTGCCGGATTCGTATGCTAGGTTAGCATTGGCGCTGTTTTCCATTCTATTTTTTGCAGTGACGATTTGGCTGTCATTTAAGCCAAATAAAATAGTCGATCGTTTCGGTAGTATTTTAACTCCCATATTGCTAGCTATCGTAACGCTTATTGTGGTGACGGGTATTATCAACCCAGTGGGTGAAGCGGGCGCACCGCAAGGATCTTATGCAGAAGATTACTTTTATAAAGGATTTATTGAAGGTTACGGAACAATGGACGCAATGGCAGCGCTCGTCTTCGCTATTATCGTAATAAATGCCGTGAAAGCGAAAGGTATTACAGATAGAAAAGCCATTACTTCCATTACAATGAAAGCGGGATCCATTGCAGTACTCGGGCTGAGTTTTGTCTATGCTGGATTAGCCTATTTAGGGATGACGAGCCGCTCCGTAGCAGAAGGCGCAGCAAACGGTGGAGATATTTTAGCTAAACTTGCATATGCTTTGATGGGGAATAACGGATTATACTTACTTGGACTTGCAGTAACACTAGCTTGCTTAACAACTTCTGTTGGATTGACTACCGCTAGCGCTACATACCTTTCCAAAGTCGTACCTAAGATCTCTTATAAAGCATTTGTATTTATTATTTGTTCTTTTTCCATGATAGTTGCGAATGTTGGCCTCACGCAGTTGCTTGCCGTGACTATTCCCGTACTAGTCGGAGTGTATCCGCTAGCCATTGTCTTAATAACTTTCAGATTGTTACACCCGTTATTTAAAGGCTATCATGAAGTATATAATTACGGTTTACTAGCAGCAGGTCTTATTGGATTCTTTGACGTACTACGTGCATTCAATATCGATCTGGTACCGGTTACATATATATTGGAATTCTTACCATTATATGAACAAGGGGTCGGCTGGATTTTACCTGCTATAGTGTTTGGCGCAATAGGTTATATTGTGGCATCTGTTCAAGGTAAGCCTCGTGTCGAATAG